The genome window GGTTGTAAAAAACACCTTGAATATCCCTTTTATAGGTGAGAGCTATTATAACCTAGCTCTTTATTTTTTGCTTCAAAAACGAACGTATGTTCTTGTATTTGGGGGTAGAGTATGGAAGAGTTTTCAGAACAAGAGCTTATGAAAGATCCGTTTATGAGGAGGTTTCTAGCTGATGAGGAGAATTATAGATTGTTCAAAAACTATCAACAAATGCCTACTGAAGAAACGGCTGTATCTCTTAATAATAAGTTCCAAGAAGAATTGAAGAAGGTAAGGGCAATTAGCTATCTATCGAAATCTATCCACTATTGGGCTGTTGATTTTGATAAGAAACAGAGAAAGTATAGCGAACGTTTTACTGCTACGTTGGACCAGCCACTAGATAATGATGGCGATTACACCCACAAAGACAACCTACAAAGCAATAAAGAAATAAGTTATAAGCCTGCCACATCAATTGAAGACGTTATTCAAAATCCGTCGCTTATGAAGGTTGTTAGTACACTAACGTTAAGACAGAAGAATATTTTGTTTTCTCTGTTTGTATTAGGTCTGACAGAAAATGAAATTGCAGAAAAAAAAGGTGTTTCACAGCAAGTTATATCAAAATCGAAACAAAAGGCTTTAAAGAAACTAAGGGGGGAACTGAATGGTGGAAATGACCTTTGTCGAAATAGTGGCTAACGTAGGTTTCCCGATAGCTGTAACCATTTATCTCCTCACTAGGTTTGAGGGGGAAATCGAAAAACTAGAAAAAGCCATAAACAATTTGAGTAGGAAAATTTCCAATAATCAAGAAGATAGGGGGTAGTGTTGTTATGACTGTTTCTGACAATGAATTTCTTTATATTGAGATCTCTAAGAATCTTCAGAACAAAGTAAAAAAAGAGTTATACCAAACCTCAGAAAATAATAGAGAAGATCTAGAG of Pontibacillus yanchengensis contains these proteins:
- a CDS encoding sigma-70 family RNA polymerase sigma factor, with the protein product MEEFSEQELMKDPFMRRFLADEENYRLFKNYQQMPTEETAVSLNNKFQEELKKVRAISYLSKSIHYWAVDFDKKQRKYSERFTATLDQPLDNDGDYTHKDNLQSNKEISYKPATSIEDVIQNPSLMKVVSTLTLRQKNILFSLFVLGLTENEIAEKKGVSQQVISKSKQKALKKLRGELNGGNDLCRNSG
- a CDS encoding YvrJ family protein; its protein translation is MTFVEIVANVGFPIAVTIYLLTRFEGEIEKLEKAINNLSRKISNNQEDRG